In Chrysiogenia bacterium, the DNA window GTGATGGAGTGGCTGGAAAAAATGCAGACGCGCTAGTCTCTTCAGACATCCCAGGTCGGAAGCGGCCGATCCTTCCAGATATTCACCGAAGTCTTTTCGTCGAGCGTCACGGGCCCAAGCGCCACCTGATGGGAACCATCGGCGCCCAGGTCGTAGTCCATGTCGATGCGCTCGATGTCCCAGGATCCCTCGGCGGGGCCTTCGAGCACAAAGCCGTGGACAAAGCTCATGGGCGAGAACTCACCCGAGTAGGTTTCCCCCGGCCCGGTGCCGCCCTGCACCGCTTCAAGCGGCATGACGTGATCGTTGAAGCGGCAGACGACAGGCCCCTTGTGCCCGGTCTCGCCCGTCTTGATGGAAATGCGGAAAGTCAGCAGTCGCGGCATGGTTTCAGCCTCGGAAGTAGGGGTTTTCGCCGGCGGCGTGATCGGTCACGTCGAAAACAGCGCCGAGTTCGGGGATGCTGCGCCGAAGCGACATTTCGATGCCCTCGCGCAGGGTTGCACCCGCGGCGGAACAACCCTGACAGCCACCGCCCATGTGAATCGTGATGGAGTTGCCGGTCACCCCGGTCAGTGAAATCTGCCCGTCGTGGGCGGCAACGCCCGGATTGATTTCGGATTCGATCACACCGAGCACCTTCTTGCGAAGCTCTTCTTCGCCGGGCACGCGGTCCTTGAGCGCCGGATCGACAAGATCCCCACCGCCCTGAATCACCTTGCGCATGGCGGCGCCGACGGCCTCGGCCAGCGGTTTCCAGTTGCGGTTGTAGCGGTCGGCGCGGGTAATGGTGACAGTGCTTCCAAAGAGCAGCACCGTGGCGACATCGCCCTCGGCTGCGAAGATTGCCTCGACCAGAGGCGAGCCCATGGCTGCTTCGGCGTTGGCGAAGTGCCAGGAGAATCCCTCGATCACCTTGCGATCGAGCAGGAAGCGGCATTCGTCGCCCTGCACGCTGGGCTGGGCCTTGATGATGACGGCATTGGGGTCTTCAGGTGCGGGCGCCTCTTCCTTGATGACCGGCGCCTCGATGACGCGGCGCTGGCTCGGTGCCGGCATCGCCGGTGCGGGCGCGGTGCCCACGCCAACCCCGAGGTCCGCGGCCGAAGGGCGCGGCGCGGCGGGCGCATCAGCAGGCGCGCTTCGCGGCGGCTCCGCCCGTGGCGCGTCGATTCCAAGTGCCTTCTTGATGTTTCCGAGAAGCCCCATCGCCTCTACTCTCCCTGGCGCACCCGCTTCGGGGACGCATCCTCTATGTAGCACAGCGACGCGGGTGGAAAGCGCCACCGATGTCCCTGCCATTGAAACGAAAACGCCCCCGGCGAAGGAGGCGTTTCCGGCTTACTTTCAGGCGGTTCAGTTCGCGCGGTTGGCGTCTCGAATCGCCTGCACGCGGTTATACCAGGCGGCCATCTTCGGGCGGCCCATGATCTCGGCAAAGATCGGGAATTCCTTCACGCAGGTGACGGCGCCGTGCATGGCGACGTCGCCGAGCGAGACCTCGTCCCCGCCGATGAAGTCGTCGCTTCCAAGCCACTCCTCGAACTGTTCGAGGTCCTCGACCACCCACTTGTGGCCGTCGGTCTTGTTGCGCTTCTTCAGGATGCGCTTGCTGATCGCGTACATGATCAGCGAGCCGCCGGCGCGAACCTTGAGGTTTTCGATGGGCCCGAAGTTCGAGGTGCGCGCGGTGATCTGGGCGGCGCGAAGCGCCTCGCGCCAGGTGCCATAAATGACGGTCGGCAGCGCGTAGGTGAACTCGTCGTCGACCCACTGGTCGACTTCCTCGCTCCGCTTCTGGCGCGCAGCGTCGGCCGGGGTGTAGTGCACCTTGTCGTTAAATTTCTTGTCCAGGTAGTGCAGGATGTCCGAGGAATCGTAGACGGTCTCGCCATTCGTCTGAATGACGGGCACTTTCTTGGGCGCCTCTTCGGGCAGCGGGGGGAGTTCTTTCTTGGTGGTCGGGTTCACTTCGATCTTCTTGAAGGGAATGCCCTTGACCTCAAGGCCCGCCTTGACCTTGTGGCAGTAGGGGCAGAGTTCGAACTGATAGAGGGTCACCGGATCCATAGCCGTCTCTCCTGGGTGGGTGCTGGTTGAATCATCTGCGCGCGCCATCACCACGACGCGCGCGCCGAATGCGGCGGAGTCTGGCCGATTGACCCGCAAAGTGGCAACCCGGGCAGTTCCGGGCTGCCCCTGCAGGCCTCACAAGGCTGAAAATCAGGGCAGATCGAAGAGAATCAGCTCGCTCTCGGCGCTCGCGGCATTCAGGCCAATGTTGCGCTCGTGGGAGATCGCCGCGCCGTCACCGGCCTGAAGGGTCTCACCGTTTACTTCCACCTCGCCGCTCACGACCTGCACCCAGGCATGCCGCCCGGGCGAGAGGGTGTGGGTAACACGTTCGCCGGCATCGAGAACCGTGGCATAGACGCTCGCATCCTGGTTGAGGCGTACCGATCCCTCGGCCCCGTCGGGAGAGGCGATGAGAAGGAGTCGCCCACGCTTTTGCTCGCGCGGGAAGTTCTTCTGCTCGTAGCCGGGCTCGTGCCCCTCGCCGTCGGGAAGGATCCAGATCTGCAGCAGGTGCGTGGGCTCGGTGTCCGAGGGGTTGAACTCGCTGTGGCGAATCCCCGTGCCGGCGCTCATGCGCTGCACGTCGCCCGCCGGGGTGACGCCGCTGCTGCCGGTACTGTCTTTATGGGCCACGGCGCCGCCCACGACGTAGGTGATGATCTCCATGTCGCGGTGCGGATGCGTCGGGAATCCCGCGCCCGGGGCGATGCGGTCTTCATTGATGACACGCAACGCGCGAAAGCCCATGTGCGCCGGGTCGTGGTATTCACCGAAGCTGAAGCTGTGGTGGGTGTCGAGCCACCCGAAGTTCAGGTGGCCGCGCTCTGCGGATTTTCGGATTTCAATCATGGCGCCCTCCTCTCGGGCGATTCAGTCGGATTCGGTAAAAGCACCGCGCAGCGCAACCTCGGCGAGGGGCTTGCGGTCCGAGGGTTTCTCTTTGGCACGCAGCTCTTCGGGCAGCGTCTCCGCATCGCCGCGGTAGCCCACGGCCAGGGCGCAGATCACTTCGTAGCGATCCTTGGGGACGTTGAGTTCCTCGTAGACGCGCTCAAGGTGAATCCCGCCCATGGCGTGGGAGTGCAAGCCGAGCTTTTCCGCCTGGAGAATGAGCGACATGGCGCCAAGACCCGTATCGAACAGATGCGTACGGTTCTCCTTGCCGTTGTGGTCAAAATGACGGC includes these proteins:
- a CDS encoding nitroreductase family protein — protein: MTTNRETQAPVDAQFVERWSPRAFDGKPVSARDIESLFEAARWAPSSYNEQPWHFLYAAEGQSSAEELERFRSLLLDGNRAWAGRAPVLIFILARRHFDHNGKENRTHLFDTGLGAMSLILQAEKLGLHSHAMGGIHLERVYEELNVPKDRYEVICALAVGYRGDAETLPEELRAKEKPSDRKPLAEVALRGAFTESD
- a CDS encoding pirin family protein, coding for MIEIRKSAERGHLNFGWLDTHHSFSFGEYHDPAHMGFRALRVINEDRIAPGAGFPTHPHRDMEIITYVVGGAVAHKDSTGSSGVTPAGDVQRMSAGTGIRHSEFNPSDTEPTHLLQIWILPDGEGHEPGYEQKNFPREQKRGRLLLIASPDGAEGSVRLNQDASVYATVLDAGERVTHTLSPGRHAWVQVVSGEVEVNGETLQAGDGAAISHERNIGLNAASAESELILFDLP
- a CDS encoding helicase, which gives rise to MPRLLTFRISIKTGETGHKGPVVCRFNDHVMPLEAVQGGTGPGETYSGEFSPMSFVHGFVLEGPAEGSWDIERIDMDYDLGADGSHQVALGPVTLDEKTSVNIWKDRPLPTWDV
- a CDS encoding glutathione S-transferase, whose amino-acid sequence is MDPVTLYQFELCPYCHKVKAGLEVKGIPFKKIEVNPTTKKELPPLPEEAPKKVPVIQTNGETVYDSSDILHYLDKKFNDKVHYTPADAARQKRSEEVDQWVDDEFTYALPTVIYGTWREALRAAQITARTSNFGPIENLKVRAGGSLIMYAISKRILKKRNKTDGHKWVVEDLEQFEEWLGSDDFIGGDEVSLGDVAMHGAVTCVKEFPIFAEIMGRPKMAAWYNRVQAIRDANRAN
- a CDS encoding NifU family protein — its product is MGLLGNIKKALGIDAPRAEPPRSAPADAPAAPRPSAADLGVGVGTAPAPAMPAPSQRRVIEAPVIKEEAPAPEDPNAVIIKAQPSVQGDECRFLLDRKVIEGFSWHFANAEAAMGSPLVEAIFAAEGDVATVLLFGSTVTITRADRYNRNWKPLAEAVGAAMRKVIQGGGDLVDPALKDRVPGEEELRKKVLGVIESEINPGVAAHDGQISLTGVTGNSITIHMGGGCQGCSAAGATLREGIEMSLRRSIPELGAVFDVTDHAAGENPYFRG